The following are encoded together in the Verrucomicrobiota bacterium genome:
- a CDS encoding PEP/pyruvate-binding domain-containing protein gives MSASKLLLLPLKEADTSIDLVGGKALNLAKMLQWGLPVPDGFVVTIEAYQACSGSKLTATLSEEIVSAIERLGVDELYAVRSSASAEDWGDASMAGQYETFLNLKSPQEILCAIEDCWNSLKTERTQAYLAEQGIDINQVAMAVIVQKQVKSETSGVLFTVDPKCGDRDVMILEAVWGLGESLVSGEVQPDVVRIKKSALEVLSYHVACKKEAIYPGNSTPSPVEELIRERACLNFNHLKDLHQLGIQAETFFGGPQDVEWAIEANRVYLLQSRAITTLDGIDAFNEILSSTKQDLANEIDEKRGPWVRHNLGETLPHPTTLTWSIIAPYMSGNGGFGKMYQQLGFKPGPIVEDRSFLRRICGEIYMDCSLMAEMFAKNYPFAYDTSLLRENPNAAQQPPSKPVGNLKELSIAAKLANKAFLNIDQMAGHLDKDFDQIFVPEITQWAHQEAGKNLSAFNDQDLIKTWERQTDKVLNYFGPSAFLPSMVEAVAVDKLKQQLEAYAWRDDIDKLLASLSVSKELDKTLQASIDRDRLDDQTWLGLYGHRATSEFELASPRWIETPEILKTIQAQDIATTHKTRLKASEAALEKMAQELKNSEIAKIREATELAQRYLRFREDGKFYFMLAYAQLRRTALEFGQRLQIGNDVFHLQADEMLKSLKSGFVPLDKISKRRLQYKAEKRIVLPHVIDSEDIRSLGSPIKRAEGDTLKAFSLSTGFVSGVANIVKEPRKADNFVDGGILVCPSTDPSWTPLFTRASGLVMERGGSLSHGAVVAREIGLPAVILDGATEILKEGESITLDANAGFIWRDDESKLSFDNDSLNSLKPPPLSIKEAHINKWGVIIGLFWTVVLLAFFLLPPTWFKEPIFSFYDGLLWPLIRQFGMIGSVGLIAIFFGFLPIFMQKLFTDNARILEAKERSTRLRKKAATLPQNSAKRKELESLAAPTTSRILKASMVPLAFILGPMIILFMWFPVRVDPLSWNANPGRMVSVVAEVDGDFLEPIQMQVPEPLALNSKISQSLPPIRSELEELSREWAEASDLSDLPWEVQSAADHARLALVSSLDNYLRTDIPPQKLSWLIHIPETALGIYPISLRIGSEETFDFNLVFGQSAPPMPNLFTDVSPQLLSLQINYPRPLKKASFFKLPLLNWDIGWLGIYLLFYLPAMFIAKALLRVP, from the coding sequence AGACTTGGCGTAGACGAGCTGTATGCCGTTCGCTCATCCGCGAGTGCCGAAGATTGGGGTGATGCCTCCATGGCGGGACAATATGAAACTTTCTTAAATCTCAAAAGCCCTCAAGAGATTTTATGCGCTATTGAAGATTGTTGGAATAGCCTTAAAACAGAGCGGACACAAGCTTACCTGGCGGAGCAAGGCATTGATATCAACCAAGTTGCTATGGCTGTTATAGTTCAAAAACAGGTTAAATCCGAGACCTCCGGAGTTTTATTTACAGTGGATCCTAAATGCGGTGATCGGGATGTCATGATTCTAGAAGCCGTCTGGGGCTTAGGAGAATCTTTGGTATCCGGTGAAGTTCAGCCTGATGTAGTAAGAATTAAAAAAAGCGCCTTGGAAGTTCTTTCCTATCATGTTGCCTGTAAGAAAGAAGCTATCTATCCGGGAAATTCCACACCCTCACCTGTCGAAGAACTCATCAGAGAGCGAGCTTGTCTGAATTTCAATCACCTCAAAGATTTACATCAATTAGGTATTCAGGCTGAGACATTTTTTGGCGGACCACAGGATGTAGAATGGGCCATTGAGGCGAACAGAGTTTACCTCTTGCAATCACGGGCGATTACTACCTTAGATGGGATAGATGCCTTTAATGAAATTTTATCTTCAACAAAGCAAGACCTAGCCAATGAAATTGATGAAAAAAGAGGCCCCTGGGTTCGTCATAACCTGGGTGAAACATTGCCACACCCCACAACTCTAACATGGTCCATCATCGCTCCATACATGTCTGGTAATGGTGGCTTTGGAAAGATGTATCAACAGTTGGGTTTTAAGCCTGGTCCTATCGTTGAAGACAGAAGTTTTCTGAGGCGTATTTGCGGGGAAATTTATATGGACTGCTCCCTCATGGCAGAAATGTTTGCTAAAAATTATCCCTTTGCTTATGACACCAGCCTATTAAGAGAAAATCCAAATGCAGCTCAGCAACCTCCAAGTAAGCCTGTTGGCAATCTAAAGGAACTGAGTATCGCTGCAAAGCTAGCAAATAAGGCCTTTTTAAACATTGATCAAATGGCAGGGCACTTGGATAAAGATTTTGATCAAATATTTGTTCCGGAAATAACTCAATGGGCTCATCAAGAAGCTGGTAAAAACCTTTCCGCATTCAATGATCAGGATCTGATCAAGACATGGGAAAGACAAACTGACAAAGTACTCAACTATTTCGGCCCTTCGGCGTTCCTACCAAGTATGGTGGAGGCGGTTGCCGTTGATAAACTAAAGCAGCAACTAGAAGCTTACGCTTGGCGAGATGATATCGACAAGCTCCTTGCCTCACTTTCAGTTAGCAAGGAGTTGGACAAAACACTGCAGGCTAGTATAGACCGAGATCGTTTAGATGATCAAACATGGCTTGGACTATACGGTCATCGAGCTACCTCAGAATTCGAACTCGCCTCTCCTCGTTGGATTGAGACACCTGAAATACTCAAGACAATACAAGCCCAGGACATTGCCACCACCCATAAAACTCGCTTAAAGGCCTCTGAAGCAGCTTTGGAAAAAATGGCCCAAGAACTTAAAAACTCCGAAATCGCAAAAATACGCGAAGCGACAGAACTTGCACAGAGGTATTTGCGATTTCGTGAAGACGGTAAATTTTATTTCATGCTTGCATATGCCCAGCTTAGGCGAACCGCTCTCGAATTCGGCCAAAGGCTGCAAATTGGTAATGATGTGTTTCATCTTCAAGCAGATGAAATGCTAAAATCACTCAAGTCGGGATTCGTACCACTAGATAAAATTTCTAAACGGCGTTTGCAGTATAAGGCAGAAAAAAGAATCGTATTGCCACATGTAATTGATTCTGAAGATATACGCTCCTTAGGCTCCCCAATCAAGAGAGCTGAGGGCGATACACTAAAGGCCTTTTCTCTATCCACAGGATTTGTTAGCGGAGTCGCTAATATTGTAAAAGAACCTCGTAAAGCAGATAACTTTGTGGATGGTGGAATATTAGTTTGCCCCTCTACAGACCCATCCTGGACCCCCCTTTTCACCCGAGCTTCAGGACTGGTCATGGAGCGAGGTGGATCCCTTTCACATGGTGCAGTAGTTGCTCGTGAGATAGGACTTCCAGCCGTGATTTTAGATGGAGCTACTGAGATTTTAAAAGAAGGAGAGAGCATTACGCTAGATGCCAATGCCGGATTTATATGGAGAGATGATGAGTCAAAACTAAGCTTTGACAACGATTCCTTAAATTCTCTCAAACCACCTCCCCTTAGCATTAAAGAAGCCCATATAAACAAGTGGGGTGTCATAATTGGGTTATTTTGGACAGTTGTGCTATTGGCGTTTTTCTTGCTACCGCCAACATGGTTTAAGGAACCCATCTTTTCTTTTTATGACGGGCTGTTATGGCCACTAATTCGTCAATTTGGTATGATTGGCTCAGTTGGATTGATTGCTATTTTCTTCGGCTTTTTACCCATCTTCATGCAAAAGCTGTTTACAGATAATGCGAGAATTTTGGAGGCGAAAGAACGGTCAACACGTTTACGGAAAAAAGCAGCAACCTTGCCTCAAAATAGCGCTAAGCGTAAAGAACTTGAAAGTCTAGCGGCGCCTACCACGAGCCGTATTCTCAAAGCATCTATGGTTCCTCTAGCATTTATTTTAGGGCCCATGATCATATTGTTCATGTGGTTTCCCGTTCGTGTCGATCCTCTGTCTTGGAACGCGAATCCGGGGCGTATGGTCAGTGTCGTGGCGGAAGTCGATGGAGATTTTCTGGAGCCAATCCAAATGCAAGTGCCTGAGCCCCTTGCTTTAAATTCTAAAATATCTCAAAGTCTACCACCTATTCGGAGTGAATTAGAAGAACTCTCTCGTGAATGGGCCGAAGCCAGTGACCTATCTGATTTACCCTGGGAAGTTCAAAGTGCAGCAGATCATGCACGCTTAGCTCTAGTTTCCAGTCTAGATAATTATTTAAGGACAGATATTCCTCCCCAAAAATTGAGTTGGCTTATCCATATACCTGAAACAGCTCTTGGGATTTATCCTATTTCCCTAAGAATAGGCAGCGAGGAGACCTTTGATTTTAATCTAGTTTTTGGTCAAAGTGCACCACCTATGCCTAACTTGTTTACAGATGTCTCACCTCAGCTTCTATCACTACAAATCAACTACCCAAGGCCGCTAAAGAAGGCGAGTTTCTTCAAACTGCCGCTTCTGAATTGGGACATAGGATGGTTAGGCATCTATCTCCTTTTCTATTTGCCAGCTATGTTTATAGCCAAAGCGTTGCTTCGAGTTCCC